In a single window of the Flavobacterium sp. W4I14 genome:
- a CDS encoding pimeloyl-ACP methyl ester carboxylesterase (product_source=COG0596; cath_funfam=3.40.50.1820; cog=COG0596; pfam=PF00561; superfamily=53474; transmembrane_helix_parts=Inside_1_11,TMhelix_12_31,Outside_32_349): MENQNNYSRRRFLSVAALTVAAAELGGFNLLSAKGITKNKSSNNKINGNISFDRIKQINAGVLNMGYAERGPADGEPVILLHGWPYTIHSYTDVAALLSAKGYRVIVPHLRGHGSTQFLSAKTPRNGQQSAIAADIIALMDALKIDKAVIGGFDWGARTANIIAALWPERCKAMVSVSGYLIGSQELNQKPLLPKAELSWWYQFYFATERGRLGYEANRKDFAKLIWQTASPEWKFTDAAFEKSAVELDNPDHVAIVIHNYRWRLGLAEGEAQYDKYEKILATFPAITVPSITLEGNANGAPHGNPDHYAAKFKGKYVHYNLSGGVGHNLPQEAPKGFADAIMQAAMMA; encoded by the coding sequence ATGGAAAATCAAAATAATTATAGTCGCAGGCGCTTTTTAAGCGTAGCAGCACTAACCGTAGCCGCTGCAGAACTTGGTGGGTTCAACCTTTTAAGCGCCAAAGGAATTACAAAAAATAAATCCAGCAATAATAAAATCAATGGCAATATATCTTTCGATCGGATAAAACAGATTAATGCCGGTGTATTAAACATGGGTTATGCAGAGCGCGGACCTGCAGATGGCGAACCAGTTATACTTTTACATGGATGGCCTTATACAATTCACAGTTATACCGATGTGGCTGCGCTACTTTCTGCAAAAGGATATCGGGTAATCGTCCCGCACCTTCGCGGCCATGGCAGTACGCAGTTTCTTTCGGCAAAAACACCGAGAAATGGACAACAATCGGCCATTGCTGCAGATATTATAGCCTTAATGGATGCCTTAAAGATAGATAAAGCAGTAATTGGCGGCTTTGATTGGGGAGCAAGAACGGCCAATATTATAGCTGCATTATGGCCAGAACGTTGTAAAGCAATGGTTTCGGTAAGCGGGTACCTCATTGGAAGCCAGGAGCTAAACCAAAAACCATTGTTACCAAAAGCTGAGTTATCGTGGTGGTATCAGTTCTATTTTGCAACTGAGCGTGGCCGTTTAGGATATGAAGCCAACCGAAAAGATTTTGCTAAACTGATCTGGCAAACCGCTTCTCCGGAGTGGAAATTCACTGATGCCGCTTTCGAAAAGTCGGCGGTTGAATTGGATAATCCAGATCATGTTGCCATTGTAATTCATAACTACAGGTGGAGATTGGGGCTGGCAGAAGGAGAAGCACAATATGATAAATATGAAAAAATACTCGCCACATTCCCAGCCATAACGGTTCCAAGCATTACACTCGAAGGTAATGCAAATGGTGCACCGCATGGCAACCCAGATCATTATGCAGCTAAGTTTAAAGGCAAATACGTGCACTATAATCTTAGTGGCGGCGTTGGGCATAATCTTCCTCAGGAAGCACCTAAGGGATTTGCAGATGCCATTATGCAGGCAGCAATGATGGCGTAA
- a CDS encoding two-component system LytT family sensor kinase (product_source=KO:K02478; cath_funfam=3.30.565.10; cog=COG2972; ko=KO:K02478; pfam=PF06580; superfamily=55874; transmembrane_helix_parts=Inside_1_6,TMhelix_7_29,Outside_30_38,TMhelix_39_61,Inside_62_80,TMhelix_81_103,Outside_104_107,TMhelix_108_130,Inside_131_339), translating to MTKNPLKISPVIIWVSSIFLGLLSSVPQIAEHHFNAAEAAVNAGITSVFALLMWYLNIYMLSRKSRRPNKQGISYSRLFKSLLIGIGVMLCLAWIQQLILSHINFGPVMLMVEVRGILINLIFYMFLHLLQQNYENQQVSMELEKIKSDSLGAQYELLKQQVNPHFLFNSLNTLKAMVEIGDEEAVDFILKLSNFYRYTLESRKLDLIHVSEEMEILNAYLFLQQARFDGGFSFTSTLNEEILHTLIPPFTLQLLIENCIKHNVVSLDKPLHISLYAEDGQIVLENPIRLKTADNNSLGVGLKNITLRYQHLLEKPIEIINNGQIFKIKLPLIHEHHHH from the coding sequence ATGACCAAAAACCCTTTAAAGATTTCGCCTGTTATTATCTGGGTAAGTTCTATTTTTCTTGGACTTTTATCTTCTGTTCCACAAATAGCAGAGCATCATTTTAATGCGGCCGAAGCGGCAGTTAATGCGGGTATTACCTCGGTATTTGCATTGTTGATGTGGTACTTAAACATCTATATGCTGTCGCGAAAGAGCAGAAGGCCAAACAAACAGGGGATTTCCTACTCCAGGTTATTTAAAAGCCTTTTAATTGGTATTGGTGTTATGCTTTGCCTGGCGTGGATTCAGCAATTGATCCTTTCTCACATTAATTTCGGTCCGGTGATGTTGATGGTTGAAGTAAGGGGAATATTGATCAATTTAATTTTTTATATGTTCCTTCATCTGTTGCAGCAAAATTACGAAAATCAACAGGTGAGCATGGAATTGGAGAAAATTAAAAGTGATAGTTTGGGCGCTCAGTACGAATTGCTTAAACAGCAGGTTAATCCTCATTTTCTTTTTAATAGCCTCAATACGTTAAAGGCTATGGTAGAAATCGGCGATGAAGAGGCTGTCGATTTTATTCTTAAGCTTTCTAATTTTTATCGATATACCCTCGAGAGCCGTAAATTAGACCTGATTCATGTTTCGGAAGAAATGGAAATACTCAATGCGTATCTATTTTTACAACAGGCAAGATTTGATGGTGGTTTTAGTTTTACTTCTACTTTAAATGAAGAAATATTGCACACCCTAATTCCTCCCTTTACGCTGCAACTGTTAATCGAAAACTGTATTAAACATAATGTAGTTTCGCTTGATAAACCTTTACACATCAGCTTGTATGCCGAAGATGGGCAAATTGTTTTGGAAAACCCTATCCGTTTAAAAACCGCCGATAATAACTCGTTGGGAGTTGGACTAAAAAATATCACGTTGCGCTACCAGCATCTTCTCGAAAAGCCAATCGAAATTATTAACAATGGCCAAATTTTTAAAATTAAACTCCCATTAATTCATGAACATCATCATCATTGA
- a CDS encoding osmotically inducible protein OsmC (product_source=KO:K04063; cath_funfam=3.30.300.20; cog=COG1764; ko=KO:K04063; pfam=PF02566; superfamily=82784; tigrfam=TIGR03561), whose product MENQNVIESANTLNVIINKVLYTGKVHVNGGREGFAKSSDGALDTALSSPGSTGKGTNPEQLFAAGWAACFIGAMKHNAPQLKIVLPADAAIDAEVDLALSDGGFNLQARLNVALPGLTYGEAKTVVEAAHQTCPYSKATRGNINVQINVAI is encoded by the coding sequence ATGGAAAATCAAAATGTAATCGAATCAGCAAATACTTTAAATGTAATCATCAACAAAGTGCTTTATACCGGCAAAGTACATGTAAATGGCGGTCGTGAGGGTTTCGCAAAAAGTAGCGATGGAGCGCTTGACACCGCACTATCATCTCCTGGCAGTACAGGAAAAGGAACCAACCCTGAGCAACTATTTGCTGCAGGCTGGGCTGCATGTTTTATTGGTGCCATGAAACACAATGCGCCTCAACTTAAAATTGTACTTCCTGCTGATGCTGCAATTGATGCGGAAGTTGATCTGGCTTTGTCCGATGGTGGTTTTAATCTTCAGGCAAGATTAAATGTAGCTTTACCAGGGCTTACCTACGGAGAAGCAAAAACTGTTGTTGAAGCTGCTCACCAAACCTGTCCGTATTCTAAGGCTACCCGTGGTAATATCAATGTACAGATCAACGTAGCGATATAA
- a CDS encoding hypothetical protein (product_source=Hypo-rule applied; transmembrane_helix_parts=Inside_1_1,TMhelix_2_24,Outside_25_28,TMhelix_29_51,Inside_52_72) yields the protein MSLFLFHYFANAAVCTAFVSGLLISVLPFIPFSSGSVILSIQNLMIRFYIIFKGEFLDTHQQVVQLIRRMGA from the coding sequence ATGTCGCTTTTTTTATTTCATTATTTTGCCAATGCAGCAGTTTGCACAGCATTTGTATCTGGGCTACTCATTTCTGTACTTCCATTTATTCCGTTTTCTTCGGGGTCTGTGATTTTGTCGATACAAAACTTAATGATTAGATTTTATATTATCTTTAAGGGAGAATTCTTAGACACTCACCAGCAAGTTGTTCAGTTAATTAGAAGAATGGGAGCCTGA
- a CDS encoding hypothetical protein (product_source=COG5429; cog=COG5429; pfam=PF06764; superfamily=52833; transmembrane_helix_parts=Inside_1_6,TMhelix_7_29,Outside_30_260), which yields MKTLKRIAIVNVVIVAVIALSAFIWVGSAQEKKVEQPVDGKGFAVLELFTSEGCSSCPPAEELLAKIEKESNGKPIYVLGYHVDYFDNLGWKDVFGSPENTKRQKKYSAWLNAQVYTPQLVINGAQEFIGSNESDVRNAINKQLLNKKYTASLAFDTKRDGDVLEINYETKDTQASDELLFALVQKSGNTDVQRGENAGLKLSHVQIVRKTLTLSLNDAKSGTAVLSIPKGSSAEKWEVIGMVQHKITGAISAVNASATF from the coding sequence ATGAAAACACTAAAAAGAATAGCGATCGTAAATGTGGTCATTGTGGCGGTAATAGCACTTAGCGCTTTTATTTGGGTAGGTTCTGCACAAGAAAAAAAAGTAGAACAGCCCGTTGATGGAAAAGGCTTTGCCGTTTTGGAATTATTTACGTCTGAAGGATGTTCGAGCTGCCCGCCAGCAGAAGAACTTTTGGCCAAAATAGAGAAAGAATCTAATGGTAAACCGATATATGTGCTTGGATATCATGTCGACTATTTTGATAATTTAGGTTGGAAGGATGTTTTTGGAAGTCCGGAAAATACAAAAAGGCAAAAAAAATATAGTGCTTGGCTAAATGCACAGGTTTATACACCTCAATTGGTTATTAACGGCGCTCAAGAATTTATAGGCTCTAATGAAAGCGACGTGAGAAACGCCATTAACAAACAGCTTCTGAATAAAAAGTATACAGCCAGTTTAGCCTTCGATACCAAAAGAGATGGGGATGTACTGGAAATAAATTACGAAACCAAAGATACTCAGGCAAGCGACGAGCTCCTTTTTGCACTGGTACAAAAGAGCGGCAACACCGATGTACAGCGTGGGGAGAATGCAGGACTTAAATTATCTCATGTCCAAATTGTACGGAAAACTTTAACACTATCTCTTAATGATGCAAAATCTGGAACTGCAGTATTGAGTATCCCTAAAGGCAGCAGTGCCGAAAAATGGGAAGTAATCGGAATGGTTCAGCATAAAATAACAGGCGCAATTTCAGCAGTAAATGCATCAGCAACTTTTTAA
- a CDS encoding sugar phosphate isomerase/epimerase (product_source=COG1082; cath_funfam=3.20.20.150; cog=COG1082; pfam=PF01261; superfamily=51658; transmembrane_helix_parts=Inside_1_6,TMhelix_7_24,Outside_25_295), which yields MRSTKFSYLAFFICLVYTGFCGFSSDKQVYPRLGIVSGLAQDSLAYASGFKMIGESVPKMLSPALTDDQFRANLVKIKAAKCKVLTCNLFYPASMKIAGPEVDEAKVLTYTETVLSRAQQAGIKFIVLGSSGARSIPADYNVVKAKSDFISLGKKLAKVAGKYKVTILLENLETTETNFITSLKAAAEIVREIDHPNFRLNADIFHMMREGESPNEIIEAGTLIAFSEVAEKQNRSLPGVMGDDFKPYLRALHKINYQGFIFMEGSIKNAAVEMPLAFKYLSAQIAEVYSEKKTD from the coding sequence ATGAGAAGTACAAAATTTAGCTATCTGGCTTTTTTTATCTGCCTGGTTTATACCGGTTTTTGTGGTTTTAGTTCTGATAAACAGGTATATCCGCGTTTAGGGATTGTATCTGGCTTAGCACAGGATAGTTTAGCTTATGCCTCTGGTTTTAAAATGATTGGCGAATCTGTTCCGAAGATGCTTTCACCTGCATTAACAGATGATCAGTTTCGTGCCAACCTGGTAAAGATTAAAGCTGCAAAATGTAAAGTGTTAACCTGTAACCTTTTTTATCCGGCGAGTATGAAAATAGCTGGCCCAGAGGTAGACGAGGCGAAGGTTTTAACTTATACCGAAACTGTTCTTTCAAGAGCTCAACAAGCTGGGATTAAGTTTATTGTTTTGGGCAGCTCAGGTGCAAGGAGCATTCCGGCTGATTATAATGTCGTTAAGGCAAAATCAGATTTTATTAGCCTGGGCAAAAAACTAGCAAAAGTTGCTGGGAAATATAAAGTTACAATTTTGTTAGAAAACCTCGAAACCACCGAAACTAACTTCATCACCTCGTTAAAGGCAGCTGCAGAAATTGTAAGGGAGATTGATCATCCAAATTTCAGGCTTAATGCTGATATATTTCACATGATGCGTGAAGGAGAATCTCCCAATGAAATTATTGAAGCCGGAACATTGATTGCATTTTCTGAGGTTGCCGAGAAACAAAACAGGTCGTTGCCAGGTGTGATGGGCGACGATTTTAAGCCTTATTTAAGAGCCTTGCACAAAATAAACTATCAAGGTTTCATCTTTATGGAAGGAAGCATCAAAAATGCTGCTGTAGAAATGCCGCTAGCTTTCAAATATCTTTCTGCTCAGATTGCAGAAGTGTATTCGGAAAAGAAAACAGATTAA
- a CDS encoding putative integral membrane protein (TIGR00698 family) (product_source=TIGR00698; cath_funfam=2.30.40.10; cog=COG2855; pfam=PF03601; tigrfam=TIGR00698; transmembrane_helix_parts=Inside_1_33,TMhelix_34_56,Outside_57_75,TMhelix_76_98,Inside_99_104,TMhelix_105_127,Outside_128_130,TMhelix_131_153,Inside_154_172,TMhelix_173_206,Outside_207_220,TMhelix_221_243,Inside_244_249,TMhelix_250_272,Outside_273_281,TMhelix_282_304,Inside_305_315,TMhelix_316_335,Outside_336_354,TMhelix_355_377,Inside_378_389,TMhelix_390_407,Outside_408_426,TMhelix_427_449,Inside_450_456) produces MSNRNNAADTTGALTDAGISPDKKTFLQSLTEDWWAVILGTIIIATVLYLTNNGTVISLPAFKWATSEDLLAKILSASNLLLIVEMGAVFLALASIAIGLSGGNVVRFAGGFALIYFLAIVSFIIGGNKSVSYFGLEYVVFALLIGIALGNLIKLPSWLKEAVRSEFYIKTGLVILGTTILSADLIKAGLPGIIQAVIVVTVVWFFSMWLSRKLKVDDEFGVILASAVSICGVSAAIVAAGAINGDKRKLSYVTTLVLIMAIPMMIILPWAVKYFNIPEVIGGAWLGGTLDTTATVTAAGDLVGPIAVKAGVIAKFSQNVFIGVAAFFIAIWWAYKKPKGEDGVPFKAERPGLKIVWERFPKFVLGFVAASLVFSFLLSPATAKSVGPTLNGLRTVWFAIAFISIGMEAKFSSLVKLQGGKPAFTFVTAQIFNIFWTLLWSYILFGGYLFPIPDFK; encoded by the coding sequence ATGTCGAATCGAAACAACGCAGCCGATACAACTGGAGCCTTAACAGATGCCGGGATAAGCCCGGATAAGAAAACATTTTTACAATCACTCACCGAAGATTGGTGGGCTGTTATATTGGGAACGATTATCATTGCCACAGTACTTTATTTAACCAACAATGGTACTGTAATAAGTTTACCTGCATTTAAATGGGCAACCAGTGAAGATCTTTTGGCTAAAATATTATCAGCATCCAACTTATTGTTAATTGTTGAAATGGGTGCAGTTTTTCTGGCCTTAGCTTCGATCGCTATAGGTTTATCAGGGGGCAACGTTGTACGGTTTGCTGGCGGTTTTGCACTCATCTATTTTTTAGCTATCGTTTCTTTTATTATCGGAGGTAATAAAAGTGTATCCTATTTTGGCTTAGAATATGTAGTATTTGCATTGCTTATTGGTATCGCATTAGGTAATCTAATTAAGTTGCCATCTTGGCTAAAAGAAGCAGTACGGTCTGAGTTTTATATTAAAACAGGTTTGGTGATATTAGGAACCACTATTTTATCTGCCGATTTGATCAAAGCTGGTTTACCCGGTATAATACAGGCCGTTATTGTTGTTACCGTAGTTTGGTTTTTTTCGATGTGGTTAAGCCGAAAGTTAAAAGTAGATGATGAATTTGGTGTAATATTAGCCTCAGCAGTATCTATTTGTGGTGTTTCTGCAGCAATTGTAGCCGCTGGAGCGATTAATGGTGATAAACGTAAATTATCTTATGTAACCACTTTGGTATTGATTATGGCTATCCCCATGATGATTATTCTGCCTTGGGCAGTAAAGTATTTTAATATACCTGAGGTGATTGGTGGGGCATGGCTGGGTGGTACCTTGGATACAACGGCAACCGTAACGGCTGCAGGCGATTTGGTTGGACCAATAGCCGTTAAGGCGGGTGTTATAGCCAAGTTTTCGCAAAATGTTTTTATTGGTGTTGCTGCTTTTTTTATTGCCATATGGTGGGCCTATAAAAAACCTAAAGGTGAAGATGGTGTACCCTTCAAAGCTGAACGCCCGGGGTTGAAAATTGTGTGGGAGCGATTCCCGAAATTTGTATTGGGTTTTGTTGCAGCATCTTTAGTGTTTTCTTTTCTGTTATCTCCCGCAACGGCAAAAAGTGTTGGACCAACCTTAAACGGCTTACGTACCGTGTGGTTCGCAATTGCATTTATTTCAATTGGTATGGAAGCTAAATTTTCCTCACTGGTAAAACTTCAGGGCGGTAAACCTGCATTTACATTTGTTACAGCACAAATATTTAACATATTCTGGACCCTCTTATGGTCGTACATTTTATTTGGCGGATATCTATTTCCTATACCTGATTTTAAATAG
- a CDS encoding Lrp/AsnC family leucine-responsive transcriptional regulator (product_source=KO:K03719; cath_funfam=1.10.10.10,3.30.70.920; cog=COG1522; ko=KO:K03719; pfam=PF01037,PF13412; smart=SM00344; superfamily=46785,54909), with protein MELYTPDQTDRDILTLLQKDARLTYKELAAMLHLSKSPIQERVKRLERLGFISSVVALIDPNKFENCMISYLQVQLTNHSVNAFRLFQQEVSKLDEVLECYHTTGGFDFMLKVVARNMIAYNDFLINKFGRLDNIGTLNSSLVITQAKRETAFPV; from the coding sequence ATGGAATTATACACCCCTGACCAAACAGACAGAGATATTTTAACACTATTACAAAAAGATGCAAGGTTAACCTATAAGGAACTGGCTGCTATGCTGCATTTATCGAAATCGCCCATTCAGGAACGTGTAAAACGCTTAGAACGTTTAGGATTTATTTCTTCGGTAGTAGCATTAATCGATCCTAATAAATTCGAGAACTGTATGATATCTTATTTACAGGTTCAGCTTACTAACCATTCTGTTAATGCCTTCCGGTTATTTCAGCAGGAGGTAAGCAAACTCGATGAAGTATTGGAATGTTACCATACAACAGGAGGTTTTGATTTTATGTTAAAAGTTGTTGCAAGAAATATGATCGCTTACAACGATTTTCTAATTAATAAATTCGGTCGCTTGGATAATATAGGCACCCTTAATAGCTCACTTGTAATTACGCAGGCTAAACGCGAAACTGCTTTTCCTGTATAG
- a CDS encoding two-component system response regulator LytT (product_source=KO:K07705; cath_funfam=3.40.50.2300; cog=COG3279; ko=KO:K07705; pfam=PF00072,PF04397; smart=SM00448,SM00850; superfamily=52172) translates to MNIIIIEDELKTAKSLENIILSLRPDVKIVGQYQSIEGSVKALLEQPQPDLIFMDIQLADGLCFEIFKQVKVNSPIVFCTAFDEYSLEAFKRNGVDYVLKPFSKTDIQEAFQKVDGLQNFFQQKVIPDLSNLLTKLSSPAGKESFLVFKNQKYTTVQTENIAFFYIRNDASTIMCFDKQEFVLSQSLDQITTMVSSKQFFRVNRQYLVNFKAIKEIEHYFLRKLFVKLVIETPDKLLINKEKTPAFLSWMEDR, encoded by the coding sequence ATGAACATCATCATCATTGAGGATGAGCTGAAAACAGCTAAATCACTCGAAAATATAATTTTGAGCCTGAGGCCCGACGTGAAAATTGTAGGGCAGTACCAGAGCATCGAAGGATCGGTAAAAGCGTTGTTAGAACAGCCACAGCCCGATTTGATATTTATGGATATTCAATTGGCAGATGGATTATGTTTTGAAATATTTAAACAGGTTAAAGTAAACAGTCCCATTGTGTTCTGCACAGCCTTCGATGAATACTCGTTAGAAGCTTTTAAGCGTAATGGAGTAGATTATGTGTTAAAACCATTTTCCAAAACAGATATTCAGGAGGCTTTTCAAAAGGTAGACGGCCTTCAGAATTTTTTTCAGCAGAAAGTAATTCCCGATTTAAGCAATTTATTGACAAAATTAAGCAGCCCCGCCGGGAAAGAGAGCTTTTTAGTGTTTAAAAATCAGAAATATACCACAGTTCAAACTGAAAATATTGCTTTCTTTTATATCAGGAATGATGCTTCAACCATTATGTGCTTTGATAAACAAGAGTTTGTATTAAGTCAATCTCTTGATCAGATTACGACAATGGTATCGTCTAAACAGTTCTTCAGGGTTAACAGGCAATATTTAGTGAACTTTAAAGCCATTAAAGAAATAGAACATTATTTCTTAAGGAAATTGTTTGTTAAACTGGTGATTGAAACTCCGGATAAGTTGCTGATTAATAAGGAAAAAACACCTGCTTTTCTTTCCTGGATGGAAGATAGGTAA
- a CDS encoding hypothetical protein (product_source=Hypo-rule applied; superfamily=103473; transmembrane_helix_parts=Inside_1_12,TMhelix_13_35,Outside_36_77,TMhelix_78_95,Inside_96_101,TMhelix_102_124,Outside_125_128,TMhelix_129_151,Inside_152_168), with translation MNTEEKKLRLHSKIYVCTIIVGLAISGLTAFPLETEMAYLVKYSTILPSSLQNWIESVYQALKATNLRYTFLSYGTDWLAFAHIMLAVLFIGPLKDPIKNKWVIEFGIICCISIIPLALIAGNIRHIPVFWQMIDCSFGIIGVIPLILCRINIKKIEILEAHYGLWTL, from the coding sequence ATGAATACGGAAGAAAAAAAATTAAGGCTACATTCCAAAATATACGTCTGCACAATCATTGTAGGATTAGCAATAAGCGGATTAACCGCTTTTCCGTTAGAAACCGAAATGGCTTATCTGGTTAAATACAGTACAATTTTACCAAGTAGTCTTCAAAACTGGATTGAATCGGTTTATCAGGCCCTTAAAGCGACCAACTTACGTTATACATTTTTAAGTTATGGCACCGATTGGCTGGCTTTTGCACATATTATGTTGGCTGTGCTTTTTATCGGCCCATTAAAAGATCCGATCAAAAACAAATGGGTGATCGAATTTGGTATCATCTGTTGTATCTCGATTATTCCATTGGCCTTAATTGCTGGAAATATCCGCCACATCCCAGTATTTTGGCAAATGATAGACTGTTCTTTTGGCATCATTGGCGTTATCCCGCTGATATTATGCCGCATCAACATCAAAAAAATTGAAATATTAGAAGCGCATTATGGATTATGGACTTTGTAG
- a CDS encoding hypothetical protein (product_source=Hypo-rule applied) translates to MKNHQNTTTNSLLVGLASLMSTLFLVSPPFEKNPQQCEMVQSIGKKKQKGLENEPVI, encoded by the coding sequence ATGAAAAATCATCAAAATACTACAACCAACAGTTTATTGGTTGGATTGGCAAGCTTAATGTCGACACTTTTTCTGGTTAGCCCTCCATTTGAAAAAAATCCACAGCAATGTGAAATGGTGCAAAGCATCGGAAAGAAAAAACAGAAAGGGCTGGAGAATGAGCCAGTTATATAG
- a CDS encoding hypothetical protein (product_source=Hypo-rule applied; pfam=PF13564; superfamily=81345; transmembrane_helix_parts=Inside_1_8,TMhelix_9_26,Outside_27_45,TMhelix_46_65,Inside_66_76,TMhelix_77_99,Outside_100_102,TMhelix_103_125,Inside_126_131), which produces MTLKTTKTIYWIGASLTSLWFGTSGICELTKNPIVWDITLQLGYPAYFIYVLGVAKLAGIAVLLIPNRWLRLKEWVFAGIFFDIIFAFCSKLIVIGPLATTDAIIAFAIVTITYLMFQKLYPTHYSNLTAI; this is translated from the coding sequence ATGACACTTAAAACGACAAAAACCATTTATTGGATCGGCGCTTCACTAACTTCGTTATGGTTTGGCACCAGCGGAATTTGCGAACTCACAAAAAATCCCATTGTTTGGGACATTACGCTACAGCTGGGATATCCAGCATACTTTATTTATGTACTTGGTGTTGCCAAGTTAGCAGGAATTGCGGTTTTGTTGATCCCTAACAGATGGTTAAGGTTAAAAGAATGGGTATTTGCAGGGATATTCTTTGATATCATTTTTGCATTCTGCTCAAAACTAATTGTGATTGGTCCGCTAGCCACTACCGATGCCATTATAGCCTTTGCTATCGTTACAATAACCTACCTGATGTTCCAAAAACTTTATCCTACCCACTATTCTAATTTGACTGCTATTTAA